A portion of the Segatella copri DSM 18205 genome contains these proteins:
- a CDS encoding DNA recombination protein RmuC, whose amino-acid sequence MEIVIGIIIGLAIGFFVGKLMEAKSAGEEKTQLVAKAQVLAANIEQIKLHHASEVQSMKSQMENERLYAAKLRAESDQQWAQKLESLKQEMQRMTIEQQKVAAEQLAAKQSALQENNRLQMDELLKPIKEQFADFKKSVEESKTQNEVNKKELQNTFEATMKLFQQEQQQAVLNLKEQTEKIGSDAANLTKALKGDSKMQGDWGEMVLETILENSGLRKNEEFFIQEYTKDEEGKNYRPDVIVRFPEGRSVVIDSKVSLTAYSDALAAEDEAEQERLMKAHALSVRKHIDELAAKDYSKLVDDAIGFVLMFIPNETSYIAAMKQQPDLSRYAYQKKIIIISPSNLLMALQLAYNLWQYDRQNKNVEKIVKTAADLYDKVAGFEDTFMSVGDLITRLSGTFDKAKKQLYDGTGNVMRRVESLKGLGVTPKKQIKELDNL is encoded by the coding sequence ATGGAAATAGTAATTGGAATCATCATAGGGCTTGCCATCGGATTCTTCGTGGGGAAACTGATGGAAGCAAAAAGTGCGGGAGAGGAGAAAACCCAGCTCGTAGCGAAGGCTCAGGTGCTGGCGGCTAACATCGAACAGATAAAACTGCATCATGCTTCTGAGGTTCAATCAATGAAATCTCAAATGGAGAACGAGCGGCTGTATGCGGCGAAACTCAGGGCGGAAAGCGACCAGCAGTGGGCACAGAAACTCGAGAGTCTGAAGCAGGAAATGCAGCGAATGACGATAGAACAGCAGAAGGTGGCAGCTGAGCAGTTGGCTGCCAAGCAGTCGGCTCTGCAGGAAAACAACCGTCTGCAGATGGATGAACTCCTGAAACCTATCAAGGAACAGTTTGCTGATTTCAAGAAATCGGTAGAGGAGAGCAAAACCCAGAACGAGGTGAACAAGAAGGAACTGCAGAACACCTTCGAGGCAACGATGAAACTCTTCCAGCAGGAACAGCAGCAGGCTGTTCTGAACCTGAAGGAGCAGACCGAGAAGATTGGCTCCGATGCTGCCAACCTGACCAAGGCATTGAAGGGCGACAGCAAGATGCAGGGCGACTGGGGCGAGATGGTGCTGGAAACCATCCTGGAGAACAGCGGACTTCGTAAAAATGAGGAATTCTTCATTCAGGAGTATACGAAAGATGAAGAGGGAAAGAACTATCGTCCGGATGTCATCGTCCGATTCCCGGAAGGCAGAAGTGTGGTCATCGATTCCAAGGTTTCGCTTACCGCCTATTCCGATGCTCTGGCAGCTGAAGATGAGGCTGAACAGGAACGCCTGATGAAGGCGCATGCGCTGAGCGTACGAAAGCACATCGATGAACTGGCAGCCAAAGACTATTCCAAACTGGTGGATGATGCCATCGGCTTCGTACTGATGTTCATCCCTAACGAAACCAGCTATATCGCAGCGATGAAGCAGCAGCCTGATCTCAGCCGTTATGCTTATCAGAAGAAGATTATCATCATCTCACCAAGCAATCTGCTCATGGCGTTGCAGCTTGCCTATAATCTCTGGCAGTACGACCGGCAGAACAAGAATGTGGAGAAAATCGTGAAGACGGCTGCTGACTTGTATGATAAGGTAGCAGGCTTCGAAGATACCTTTATGAGTGTGGGTGATCTGATAACCCGCCTTTCGGGTACTTTTGATAAGGCTAAGAAGCAACTCTATGACGGCACCGGCAATGTGATGAGAAGGGTAGAGAGCCTGAAGGGACTTGGAGTAACACCGAAAAAGCAGATCAAGGAACTGGATAATCTGTAA
- a CDS encoding GH36-type glycosyl hydrolase domain-containing protein: MAEKKYGHFDDANREYVITDPKTPWPWINYLGNEDFFSLISNTAGGYSFYKDAKFRRITRYRYNGVPMDNGGRYFYIKDGDTVWNPGWKPCKTPLDSYECRHGMNYTRITGSKNGVEASVLFFVPLHTWAEVQKMTLKNQTEEEKTLKVFSFAEWCLWNAATDMENFQRNFSTGEVEVEGSTIYHKTEYRERRNHYAFYTVNTEIQGYDTDRESFIGLYNEFAEPEAVMEGKPRNSFAHGWSPIASHYIEVTLQPGESRDLIFLLGYVENEQDKKFSAKKVINKEKAHQLIAKFDTTEKVDAAFAELNQYWDNLLNIFTVKSGNDKLDRMVNIWNQYQCMITFCMSRSASFFESGIGRGMGFRDSNQDLVGFVHQIPTRARQRIIDIASTQFPDGGCYHQYQPLTKRGNNDIGGGFNDDPCWLIFGTVAYIKETGDFSILAEQVPFDNQPGTEVSLFEHLKISMNHVINNLGPHKLPLIGRADWNDCLNLNCFSWDPNESFQTTENKGEGSKAESLMIAGLFVVTGKDYVALCKQLAKEAMESKEGEIAGLAEEDYLTEAERMQQAVDEMNEAVKQHGWDGEWFLRAYDFFGNKIGSDENEEGKIFIESQGWCTMAGIGLEEGLCDIALDSSKKRLECEHGLVLNNPAYTTYHVEMGEISSYPEGYKENAGIFCHNNPWVIIGETVAGRGNDAWSHYTKILPSYVEEKYQTLHKVEPYVNCQMVAGKDAAKPGEGKNSWLTGTAAWMWYTVSEFILGIKPDYEGLLIDPCLPSTAKEYEVTRKFRGGEYHITVKNPSGNQKGVKQITVDGTPISGTIIPCSQGKHEVVVEM; encoded by the coding sequence ATGGCAGAAAAAAAGTATGGTCATTTTGATGACGCCAATCGCGAATACGTGATTACTGACCCAAAGACCCCATGGCCTTGGATCAATTATTTGGGTAATGAGGATTTCTTCTCGCTCATCTCAAACACAGCAGGTGGTTATTCCTTCTACAAGGATGCCAAGTTCCGTCGCATCACCCGTTATCGCTACAATGGTGTGCCAATGGATAATGGCGGTCGCTATTTCTATATCAAAGATGGCGATACCGTATGGAACCCGGGATGGAAACCTTGCAAGACACCGCTCGACAGCTACGAATGCCGCCACGGCATGAACTATACCCGCATCACGGGCAGCAAGAACGGCGTGGAGGCGAGTGTGCTCTTCTTCGTTCCGCTCCATACATGGGCTGAGGTGCAGAAGATGACGCTGAAGAACCAGACTGAGGAGGAGAAGACCCTCAAGGTGTTCTCCTTTGCAGAGTGGTGCCTCTGGAATGCTGCTACCGACATGGAGAACTTCCAGCGCAACTTCTCAACGGGCGAGGTGGAGGTAGAGGGTTCTACTATCTATCACAAGACCGAATACCGCGAGCGCCGCAACCACTATGCTTTCTATACAGTGAATACCGAGATTCAGGGCTACGATACCGACCGCGAGAGCTTCATCGGACTCTACAACGAGTTTGCCGAGCCTGAGGCTGTGATGGAAGGCAAGCCACGCAACAGCTTTGCCCACGGCTGGAGCCCTATCGCATCTCATTATATCGAGGTTACCCTGCAGCCAGGCGAGAGCCGCGACCTCATCTTCCTGCTGGGCTATGTGGAGAACGAACAGGACAAGAAGTTCAGCGCCAAGAAGGTAATCAACAAGGAGAAGGCTCATCAGCTTATCGCCAAGTTTGATACCACAGAAAAGGTGGATGCTGCCTTCGCAGAACTCAACCAGTACTGGGATAACCTACTGAACATCTTCACCGTGAAGAGCGGCAACGACAAGTTAGACCGCATGGTGAACATCTGGAACCAGTATCAGTGCATGATCACCTTCTGTATGTCGCGTTCGGCAAGTTTCTTCGAGAGCGGCATCGGTCGAGGCATGGGCTTCCGCGATTCCAACCAGGACCTCGTAGGTTTCGTTCATCAGATACCTACCCGTGCCCGCCAGCGCATCATCGATATCGCCAGCACCCAGTTCCCTGACGGTGGCTGCTACCACCAGTATCAGCCACTCACCAAACGTGGCAACAACGATATCGGTGGCGGTTTCAACGACGACCCTTGCTGGCTCATCTTCGGTACCGTAGCCTATATCAAGGAGACGGGCGACTTCTCTATCCTCGCTGAGCAGGTGCCTTTCGACAACCAGCCAGGCACAGAAGTAAGCCTCTTCGAGCACCTCAAGATTTCGATGAACCATGTTATCAACAACCTGGGTCCGCACAAGTTGCCACTCATCGGAAGAGCCGACTGGAACGACTGTCTGAACCTAAACTGCTTCTCCTGGGACCCTAACGAGAGTTTCCAGACCACCGAAAACAAGGGCGAAGGAAGCAAGGCAGAGAGTCTGATGATAGCCGGTCTGTTCGTTGTTACCGGCAAGGATTATGTGGCTCTGTGCAAGCAGCTTGCCAAGGAAGCTATGGAAAGCAAGGAGGGCGAAATAGCCGGTCTTGCAGAGGAAGATTATTTGACAGAAGCTGAGCGCATGCAGCAGGCTGTAGATGAGATGAACGAGGCTGTAAAGCAGCATGGATGGGATGGTGAATGGTTCCTCCGCGCTTACGATTTCTTCGGCAACAAGATTGGTAGTGATGAGAACGAGGAAGGCAAAATCTTCATCGAGAGCCAGGGCTGGTGTACGATGGCTGGTATCGGTCTGGAAGAAGGACTCTGCGATATAGCACTGGACAGCAGTAAGAAACGACTGGAATGCGAGCACGGACTGGTGCTGAACAATCCAGCCTACACTACCTATCATGTAGAAATGGGTGAGATTTCTTCTTATCCTGAAGGCTACAAGGAGAACGCCGGTATCTTCTGCCACAACAATCCTTGGGTCATCATCGGAGAGACTGTAGCCGGTCGAGGCAACGATGCCTGGAGCCATTATACCAAGATTCTGCCTAGCTATGTAGAGGAAAAATATCAGACACTTCACAAGGTAGAGCCTTACGTAAACTGCCAGATGGTAGCCGGTAAGGATGCAGCCAAACCGGGCGAAGGAAAGAACTCCTGGCTCACCGGTACAGCGGCATGGATGTGGTATACTGTATCAGAATTCATCCTCGGCATCAAGCCAGATTATGAAGGTTTGCTCATCGATCCTTGTCTCCCAAGTACCGCTAAGGAGTATGAGGTAACCCGCAAGTTCCGTGGTGGCGAATACCATATCACAGTAAAGAATCCTAGCGGAAACCAGAAGGGTGTGAAGCAGATTACAGTGGATGGCACTCCTATCTCAGGCACCATCATTCCTTGCTCTCAAGGCAAGCATGAAGTAGTGGTTGAGATGTAA
- a CDS encoding mannitol dehydrogenase family protein, whose translation MKLNEILSDSFNAAEWEAKGYELPKYDIAAVAKKTHDEPTWVHFGAGNIFRAFPAAILNDALNTGKYDRGVIVAESFDYEIIDKAYRPYNNLSLLVSLQSNGTIEKKVIASITESLKADKQFGEDWARLVQIFQAPSLQMVTFTITEKGYSYNDADLSRGLDAVFAMGKLTALLYERYKAGKLPLTLQSTDNCSHNGDHVKAGVKAYAERWAQAGIVEAGFVDYINDSSKITYPWSMIDKITPRPHEKVQAMLAEDGFEDNNTIITEKHTFTAPFVNAEEVQYLVCEDTYTNGRPPLELGGALYTTRKTVDEVETMKVTTCLNPLHTAMSIYGCMLDYTLISAEMADEDLRAFIQKIGYIEAMPVVTDPGVLNPYEFIGTVINKRLPNPFMPDAPQRIATDTSQKLSIRFGETIKKYIDRGLDKSNLVLIPLVLAGYARYLKALDDNLKPFEPSSDPLLAELQAIVAPLEVGKADQDYSCLKNLYSRKDVFGLDLYEAGFGEQIEGMVKELFAGKGAVRATLHKYVSAR comes from the coding sequence ATGAAACTGAACGAAATTCTTTCAGACAGCTTTAATGCTGCAGAATGGGAAGCTAAGGGTTATGAGCTTCCTAAGTATGACATCGCAGCCGTAGCTAAGAAGACTCACGACGAGCCTACTTGGGTTCACTTTGGTGCAGGTAACATCTTCCGTGCGTTCCCGGCAGCCATCCTTAACGATGCACTTAACACCGGCAAGTACGATCGTGGTGTTATTGTTGCTGAAAGCTTCGACTACGAAATTATCGACAAGGCTTATCGCCCTTACAATAATCTCTCTCTTCTCGTAAGCCTCCAGAGCAACGGAACCATCGAGAAGAAGGTCATCGCTTCTATCACAGAAAGCCTCAAGGCGGATAAACAGTTTGGTGAGGACTGGGCGCGTCTGGTCCAGATTTTCCAGGCTCCAAGTCTGCAGATGGTAACTTTCACCATCACAGAGAAGGGATATTCTTATAATGATGCCGATTTGTCACGTGGTCTTGATGCTGTATTTGCTATGGGTAAGCTTACCGCTCTTCTCTATGAGCGTTATAAGGCAGGCAAGTTGCCACTTACTCTTCAGTCTACCGACAACTGTTCTCACAATGGCGACCATGTTAAGGCTGGCGTAAAGGCTTATGCTGAGCGTTGGGCACAGGCTGGTATCGTAGAGGCTGGTTTCGTAGATTATATCAATGACAGCAGCAAGATTACCTATCCTTGGTCTATGATTGATAAGATTACTCCTCGTCCACACGAGAAGGTACAGGCGATGCTCGCTGAGGATGGTTTCGAGGATAACAATACGATTATCACCGAGAAGCATACCTTCACCGCTCCTTTCGTAAATGCTGAGGAAGTGCAGTATCTTGTTTGCGAGGATACTTATACCAACGGTCGTCCGCCATTGGAGTTGGGCGGTGCGCTCTATACCACTCGCAAGACCGTGGATGAGGTTGAGACCATGAAGGTAACCACCTGTCTGAACCCTCTCCATACAGCGATGTCTATCTATGGCTGCATGCTCGACTATACCTTGATTTCTGCCGAGATGGCTGATGAGGACCTTCGTGCCTTCATCCAGAAGATCGGTTACATCGAGGCGATGCCAGTGGTTACAGATCCAGGTGTATTGAACCCATACGAGTTTATCGGCACCGTTATCAACAAGCGTCTGCCTAACCCGTTCATGCCAGATGCTCCTCAGCGCATCGCTACCGATACCAGTCAGAAGCTCTCTATCCGTTTCGGTGAGACCATCAAGAAGTATATCGACCGTGGTCTCGACAAGAGCAATCTCGTGTTGATTCCTTTGGTATTGGCAGGTTATGCCCGTTATCTCAAGGCATTGGATGATAACCTGAAGCCATTCGAGCCATCTTCTGACCCATTGTTGGCTGAGCTTCAGGCTATCGTAGCTCCTCTGGAGGTAGGCAAGGCTGATCAGGACTATTCTTGCCTGAAGAACCTCTATTCCCGCAAGGATGTATTCGGTCTCGATCTCTACGAGGCTGGCTTCGGTGAGCAGATTGAGGGCATGGTGAAGGAACTCTTCGCCGGCAAGGGTGCTGTAAGAGCGACATTGCATAAATATGTTTCTGCAAGATAA
- the uxuA gene encoding mannonate dehydratase, whose amino-acid sequence MERTWRWFGKKDKITLAQLKQIGVEGIVTALHDVPLGEVWTREKIHELKEYIESYGMKWSVVESLPVVETLKYGGPDRDHQIEVYKESLRNLGEEGIKCICYNFMPVLDWARTDLSHDNPNGANNLYMNWGEFAYFDIYILQREGAREDWAEFSKEHKWGRDLVAEADEIKKTSTPEQDHALVENIIIKTQGFVSGNFSEGDSAPVQKFRDLLKLYDGIDKKKLQENMKYWLEAIMPICDEYDINMCVHPDDPPYPVFGLPRIIGRAEDIQWMLDAVPNKHNGLTFCAGSFSAGEHNDCVAMAKQFADRTHFVHLRSCYIFPNGNFTEASHLGGRGHLIELCRIFEKAEQEGKCNSGRRLPMRVDHGMTFTDEPGGVFDESNHGHNAGYTLLGRMFAMGQIQGVIATVDDELGIEYKQPGFYD is encoded by the coding sequence ATGGAAAGAACATGGCGCTGGTTTGGCAAGAAAGATAAGATTACACTTGCACAGTTGAAGCAGATTGGTGTTGAGGGCATTGTTACCGCATTGCACGATGTTCCTCTGGGCGAGGTTTGGACACGCGAGAAGATTCATGAACTCAAGGAGTACATCGAGTCTTATGGTATGAAATGGAGCGTGGTAGAGTCTTTGCCTGTGGTTGAAACCCTGAAATATGGCGGTCCAGACCGTGACCATCAGATTGAGGTTTACAAGGAAAGTCTCCGTAACCTGGGCGAGGAAGGCATCAAGTGCATCTGCTACAACTTTATGCCAGTCTTGGACTGGGCTCGTACCGATTTGTCTCACGACAATCCTAACGGAGCCAACAACCTCTATATGAACTGGGGCGAGTTTGCCTACTTCGATATCTATATCCTGCAGCGTGAAGGCGCTCGTGAGGATTGGGCTGAGTTCTCTAAGGAGCACAAGTGGGGCAGAGACCTCGTGGCTGAGGCTGATGAAATCAAGAAGACTTCTACACCAGAGCAGGATCATGCCTTGGTAGAGAATATCATCATCAAGACCCAGGGTTTCGTATCGGGTAACTTCAGCGAGGGCGATTCTGCTCCTGTTCAGAAGTTCCGCGACCTCTTGAAGCTTTATGATGGCATCGACAAGAAGAAGTTGCAGGAGAACATGAAGTATTGGCTGGAGGCTATCATGCCTATCTGCGATGAGTACGATATCAACATGTGTGTTCACCCAGACGATCCTCCTTATCCTGTATTCGGTTTGCCAAGAATCATCGGTCGTGCCGAGGATATCCAGTGGATGTTGGATGCAGTGCCAAACAAGCACAATGGTTTGACTTTCTGTGCAGGTTCATTCTCTGCCGGCGAGCACAACGACTGTGTGGCAATGGCTAAGCAGTTTGCCGACCGCACTCATTTTGTTCATCTGCGTTCCTGCTACATTTTCCCTAACGGCAACTTTACAGAGGCTTCTCACTTGGGTGGTCGCGGCCATCTGATAGAACTTTGCCGCATCTTCGAGAAGGCTGAGCAGGAAGGCAAGTGCAATTCCGGTCGTCGTTTGCCTATGCGAGTAGACCACGGTATGACCTTCACTGATGAGCCGGGTGGCGTATTCGATGAGAGCAATCATGGTCACAATGCCGGTTACACTCTCCTTGGCCGTATGTTTGCCATGGGTCAGATTCAGGGTGTCATCGCAACAGTAGATGATGAACTGGGCATTGAGTATAAGCAGCCGGGATTCTATGATTAG